In Labeo rohita strain BAU-BD-2019 chromosome 4, IGBB_LRoh.1.0, whole genome shotgun sequence, the DNA window GTTTGTGGAGAGAGGTGCAGACGCAGgtaattaacaaacaaactttAATCTCTTTAAAAATAGCCAGACTAGCGCAGTTTAATTCTCTCACTTtcatatttatagtatttatagctcctaacaatgaaaaattatCTAAATGATCTGGTCTAAATTAAAAGGTATCTGCTTAATATTTGAATCTATAGCAAAGAAGATGGCCAGGTGAAGAATAAAGGTAAAggatataaaaatgttataatacaaataaaagaagAGGTTCTAAAGTTAAAATAGATGAAGCTCACTTTTAGCCGTGGTGTGAAAGTAGCACTGATTTCTAAAAGATACACATTTTCTATTGCCATATTCTTCAACAAAGAACACAAACAGGGTTTGACATTTACATGACTTGTCACATGCACCGTgcaagtgtgtgtttttattagaCTGAATCGTCTTtctccagtgtttttttttctctaaacctCTTGTCGCACTGCAGAAATCAGCATTTTCTTTCCAGAATGAGTTTTCATATGCCGTTTCAGTTCTGTGTGATGTCTGAAACTGTTTTCACACTGATCACACttgtaaggtttctctccagtgtgaactctaaTGTGAATCTTAAGATTTCCTTTAATCGTgaagctctttccacactgagggcaggtgaaaggtttctctccagtgtgaactcttaTGTGATTCTCAAGGTTTGCTCTTTTTGTGAAACTCTTTTGACAGTGATGGCATGTGTGAGGCTTCTCTACAGTGTGAGTTTTTACATGATTCTTGAGGTCATTTCTGTCGGCGAAACTTGTTTTACACACATGACATCTGAAGCATTTCTCTCCAGAGTGAATCTTCATGTGATGTGTAAGGCTTCTTTTATacctgaaactctttccacactgagtacAAACAAAAGGTTTCTCCCCCTTGTGAACTGTCAAATGAGACTTAAAACTGTCTTGTCGTGTGAAGCTCTTCCCACACAGTTTGCAGGTGTAAGGTTTCTCTCCGGTGTGAGCTCTCATATGGACATTAAggtcttttttctgtttaaaactcTTTCCGCACTGAGAGCAGATGTACggcttctctccggtgtgaatcctcatgtgaATTGTAAGACTTCCTTTAATTGagaaactcttcccacactgtTTGCAGGTGtgaggtttctctccagtgtgaactttCAAGTGGGCATTAAGgtgttttttctgtataaaactctttccacactgagggcaagTGAATGGCTTCTCTCCAGCATGGATTTTTAAGTGGACTTTGAGGCTCTGTTTTTGAGTGAAAGTTTTTCCACACTGTGGGCAGATGAAAGggctctctccagtgtgaactcgcATGTGAATTTTAAGATTTCCTTTTAGTGCACAACTCTtcccacactgttggcaggagtaaggcttctctccagtgtgaattatCAAGTGACTTTTAAGACCTCCTTTTAGCGCAAAACTCTTCCCACAGTGTTCACAGGTGAAAGGTCTCTCTTTGGTTTGAACGCTCATCTGAACGTTAAAGTTCCTAGTTTGTGTTTCATGAGTCTGTGAGGAACTAGAAGATTCTTCCCCAGTCATGAAATCACTGCATTTCTCATACAGATTTTTCTCTTCCATTTCATTCAGTTCTTGACTCTCCTCTTTCAGTGACATCAGGTCTAACGTGAACAGAAACAAAACCAAGTTAACACCAGTGTATGAAAAGATGTAAAgcatcaaaatcaacaacatGTATGGTAGATCCTATATCCACTAAACAACTACAAAAGGTGTACCTATGCTTCTCATCATGTGGGCGACTACCTTATGTTCTTACTCCGTCCATATATCAAATGTGGGTCCTTGAAAGTGAGCAGTTTTCTAATGTATTTACTTTAACTTCTTGGGTAATATCAATGATatgattgttaggctgcattaattaggtcaaccggaactggaaacacttcccataacacccgatgtacttgTTGCGTTGTGAAaccttattccgaggtcaccacAGAcacccagatccagtccgtattcTGTCCAGATAGTGGATCAGCAgttagagacgacctctacagccctgaatgtcagcggagaccatgtcaactagatgagccgTAAAGACAGATCCTCAGTGaggacctcgtcacctagatcagtgg includes these proteins:
- the LOC127164458 gene encoding gastrula zinc finger protein XlCGF57.1 isoform X1, whose protein sequence is MAFIKDESEDVKIEETFRVKHEDTEEQTDLMSLKEESQELNEMEEKNLYEKCSDFMTGEESSSSSQTHETQTRNFNVQMSVQTKERPFTCEHCGKSFALKGGLKSHLIIHTGEKPYSCQQCGKSCALKGNLKIHMRVHTGESPFICPQCGKTFTQKQSLKVHLKIHAGEKPFTCPQCGKSFIQKKHLNAHLKVHTGEKPHTCKQCGKSFSIKGSLTIHMRIHTGEKPYICSQCGKSFKQKKDLNVHMRAHTGEKPYTCKLCGKSFTRQDSFKSHLTVHKGEKPFVCTQCGKSFRYKRSLTHHMKIHSGEKCFRCHVCKTSFADRNDLKNHVKTHTVEKPHTCHHCQKSFTKRANLENHIRVHTGEKPFTCPQCGKSFTIKGNLKIHIRVHTGEKPYKCDQCENSFRHHTELKRHMKTHSGKKMLISAVRQEV